From a region of the Physeter macrocephalus isolate SW-GA unplaced genomic scaffold, ASM283717v5 random_654, whole genome shotgun sequence genome:
- the ABCA2 gene encoding ATP-binding cassette sub-family A member 2 — protein sequence MGFLHQLQLLLWKNVTLKRRSPWVLAFEIFIPLVLFFILLGLRQKKPTISVKEAFYTAAPLTSAGILPVMQSLCPDGQRDEFGFLQYANSTVTQLLERLNRVVEEGNLFDPARPSLGSELEVLRQHLEALRSGLDTWESHLDRPAASSFSLDSVVRDPRELWRFLTRNLSLPDGTAQALLAAPVDLPEVYRLLFGSAPALAAGSGIPRDQEPWSRRGRNPLFRMQELLLAPALLEQLTCVPGSRELGRILKVPQGREAALQGYRDAICRGQAAARAQRFSGLAAELRDQLDVAKIAQQLGLDAPNGSAPQPQPAPPRRLQALLEDLLDAQKVLQDVDVLSALALLLPQGACTGRPPGPPASGPGGAANGTGAGVGSNTTSEGGAPSAAAPASSSDVLQGQCSAFVQLWAGLQPILCGNNRTIEPEALRRGNMSSLGFTSKEQRNLGLLVHLMTSNPKILYAPAGSEADRVILKANETFALVGNVTHYAQVWLNISAEIRSYLEQGRLQQHLRWLQQYVAELRLHPEALSLSPEELPPALRQDNFSLPNGSVLLQQLDTIDNAACGWIQFMSKVSVDIFKGFPDEESIVNYTLNQAYQDNVTVFASVIFQTRKDGSLPPHVHYKIRQNSSFTEKTNEIRRAYWRPGPNTGGRFYFLYGFVWIQDMMERAIIDTFVGHDVVEPGNYVQMFPYPCYTRDDFLFVIEHMMPLCMVISWVYSVAMTIQHIVAEKEHRLKEVMKTMGLNNAVHWVAWFITGSVQLSVSVTALTAILKYGQVLTHSHVIIIWLFLAVYAVATIMFCFLVSVLYSKAKLASACGGIIYFLSYVPYMYVAIREEVAHDKITAFEKCIASLMSTTAFGLGSKYFALYEVAGVGIQWHTFSQSPVEGDDFNLLLAVTMLMVDAVVYGVLTWYIEAVHPGMYGLPRPWYFPLQKSYWLGSGRTEAWEWSWPWARAPRLSVMEEDQACAMESRRLEETRGMEEEPTHLPLVVCVDKLTKVYKNDKKLALNRLSLNLYENQVVSFLGHNGAGKTTTMSILTGLFPPTSGSATIYGHDIRTEMDEIRKNLGMCPQHNVLFDRLTVEEHLWFYSRLKSMAQEEIRKEMDKMIEDLELSNKRHSLVQTLSGGMKRKLSVAIAFVGGSRAIILDEPTAGVDPYARRAIWDLILKYKPGRTILLSTHHMDEADVLGDRIAIISHGKLKCCGSPLFLKGAYGDGYRLTLVKRPAEPGDPQEPGLTASPPGRAQLSCCSEPQVSQFIRKHVASCLLVSDTSTELSYILPSEAAKKGAFERLFQHLEHSLDVLHLSSFGLMDTTLEEVFLKVSEEDQSLENSEADVKESRKDVLPGAVDSLSGEGHAGNLARCAELAQSQASLQSASSVGSARGDEGAGYTDVYGDYRPLCDNLQDPDNVSLQEAEAETLLRVGQGSRKLEGWWLKVRQFHGLLVKRFHCARRNSKALSSQILLPAFFVCVAMTVALSVPEIGDLPPLVLSPSQYHNYTQPRGNFIPYANEERQEYRLRLSPDASPQQLVSTFRLPSGVGATCVLKSPANSSLGPTLNLSSGESRLLATRFFDSMCLESFTQGLPLSNFVPPPPSPAPSDSPVSLDEDPPQAWNASLPPTSSPENWTSAPSLPRLVREPVRCTCSGQGTGFSCPGSVGGHPPQMRVVTGDILTDITGHNVSEYLLFTSDRFRLHRYGAITFGNVQKSIPASFGARAPAMVRRIAVRRAAQVFYNNKGYHSMPTYLNSLNNAILRANLPKSKGSPAAYGITVTNHPMNKTSASLSLDYLLQGTDVVIAIFIIVAMSFVPASFVVFLVAEKSTKAKHLQFVSGCNPVIYWLANYVWDMLNYLVPATCCVLILFVFDLPAYTSPTNFPAVLSLFLLYGWSITPIMYPASFWFEVPSSAYVFLIVINLFIGITATVATFLLQLFERDKDLKVVNSYLKSCFLIFPNYNLGHGLMEMAYNEYINEYYAKIGQFDKMKSPFEWDIVTRGLVAMTVEGFVGFLLTIMCQYNFLRQPQRMPVSTKPVEDDVDVASERQRVLRGDADNDMVKIENLTKVYKSRKIGRILAVDRLCLGVRPGECFGLLGVNGAGKTSTFKMLTGDESTTGGEAFVNGHSVLKELLQVQQSLGYCPQFDALFDELTAREHLQLYTRLRGIPWKDEAQVVKWALEKLELTKYADKPAGTYSGGNKRKLSTAIALIGYPAFIFLDEPTTGMDPKARRFLWNLILDLIKTGRSVVLTSHSMEECEALCTRLAIMVNGRLRCLGSIQHLKNRFGDGYMITVRTKSSQNVKDVVRFFNRNFPEAVLKERHHTKVQYQLKSERISLAQVFSKMEQVVGVLGLEDYSVSQTTLDNVFVNFAKKQSDNLEQQETEPPSALPSPLGRLLSLFRPRPPTTELRALVADEPEDLDTEDEGLISFEEERAQLSFNTDTLC from the exons ATGGGCTTCCTGCaccagctgcagctgctgctctgGAAGAACGTGACGCTGAAGCGCCGGAGCCCG TGGGTCTTGGCCTTCGAGATTTTCATTCCGCTGGTCCTCTTCTTCATCCTGCTGGGGCTTCGGCAGAAGAAGCCCACCATCTCTGTGAAGGAAG CCTTTTACACAGCAGCACCCCTCACCTCTGCCGGCATCCTGCCCGTCATGCAGTCGCTGTGCCCGGACGGCCAGCGGGACGAGTTCGGCTTCCTTCAGTACGCCAACTCCAC GGTCACGCAGCTGCTGGAGCGTCTCAACCGTGTGGTGGAGGAGGGCAACCTGTTTGACCCCGCGAGGCCCAGCCTGGGCTCGGAGCTCGAGGTGCTGCGCCAGCACCTGGAGGCCCTCAGATCCGGCCTGGACACCTGGGAGAGCCACCTGGACCGACCTGCAG CGTCCTCCTTCTCTCTGGACTCGGTGGTCAGGGACCCACGGGAGCTCTGGCGTTTCCTGACGCGGAACCTGTCGCTGCCTGATGGCACAGCCCAGGCTCTCCTGGCCGCCCCGGTGGACCTGCCCGAG GTGTATCGCCTGCTTTTTGGCTCTGCACCTGCCCTGGCTGCGGGGTCAGGCATCCCCAGGGATCAGGAGCCCTGGAGTCGCCGGGGCAGGAATCCCCTATTCCGGATGCAG GAGCTGCTGttggcccctgccctcctggagcagCTCACGTGCGTGCCAGGCTCCAGGGAGTTGGGCCGGATCCTCAAGGTGCCCCAGGGTCGGGAGGCAGCGCTACAGGGCTACCGGGACGCCATCTGCAGAGGTCAGGCTGCAGCGCGTGCCCAGCGCTTTTCTGGGCTGGCCGCCGAGCTCCGGGACCAACTGGATGTGGCCAAGATCGCCCAGCAG CTGGGCCTGGATGCCCCCAACGGCTCCGCCCCCCAGCCGCAGCCAGCCCCTCCCCGGCGGCTGCAGGCGCTGCTGGAAGACCTGTTGGACGCCCAAAAGGTTCTGCAGGATGTGGATGTCCTCTCGgccctggccctgctgctgcCTCAGGGTGCCTGCACGGGCCGgcctcctgggcccccagccagCGGCCCTGGCGGGGCGGCCAACGGCACCGGGGCCGGCGTGGGCTCCAACACCACGTCCGAGGGGGGTGCCCCGTCCGCTGCAGCCCCGGCCTCCTCCTCGGACGTGCTGCAGGGCCAGTGCTCAGCCTTTGTGCAGCTCTGGGCGGGCCTGCAGCCCATCCTGTGTGGCAACAACCG CACCATCGAGCCCGAGGCGCTGCGGAGGGGCAACATGAGCTCCCTGGGCTTCACGAGCAAGGAGCAGCGGAACCTGGGCCTCCTCGTGCACCTCATGACCAGCAACCCCAAGATCCTGTACGCGCCGGCGGGCTCCGAGGCAGATCGCGTCATCCTCAAG GCCAACGAGACCTTTGCCCTCGTAGGCAACGTGACCCACTACGCCCAGGTCTGGCTCAACATCTCAGCTGAGATCCGCAGCTACCTGGAGCAGGGCCGGCTGCAGCAACACCTGCGCTGGCTGCAGCAG tatGTGGCAGAGCTGCGGCTGCACCCGGAGGCACTGAGCCTGTCACCAGAGGAGCTGCCGCCTGCCCTGCGCCAGGACAACTTCTCCCTGCCCAATGGCTCGGTCCTCCTGCAGCAGCTGGACACCATCGACAATGCGGCCTGTGGCTGGATCCAGTTCATGTCCAAG GTGAGTGTGGACATCTTCAAGGGTTTTCCCGACGAGGAGAGCATCGTCAACTACACCCTCAACCAGGCTTACCAGGACAACGTCACCGTGTTCGCCA GCGTGATCTTCCAGACCCGCAAGGACGGCTCCTTGCCACCCCACGTGCACTACAAGATCCGCCAGAACTCCAGCTTCACCGAGAAAACCAATGAGATCCGCCGGGCCTACTGGCGGCCGGGGCCCAACACCGGCGGCCGCTTCTACTTCCTGTATGGCTTCGTCTGGATCCAGG ACATGATGGAGCGTGCCATCATCGACACCTTCGTGGGCCACGACGTGGTGGAGCCAGGCAACTACGTGCAGATGTTCCCCTACCCCTGCTACACGCGGGACGA CTTTCTGTTTGTCATCGAGCACATGATGCCGCTCTGCATGGTGATTTCCTGGGTCTACTCTGTGGCCATGACCATCCAGCACATTGTGGCGGAGAAGGAGCATCGGCTGAAGGAG GTGATGAAGACCATGGGCCTGAACAACGCCGTGCACTGGGTGGCCTGGTTCATCACGGGCTCTGTGCAGCTCTCCGTCTCGGTGACGGCGCTGACCGCCATCCTCAAGTACGGCCAGGTCCTCACGCACAGCCATGTCATCATCATCTGGCTTTTCCTGGCCGTCTATGCCGTGGCCACCATCATGTTCTG TTTCCTGGTGTCCGTGCTGTACTCCAAGGCCAAGCTGGCCTCGGCCTGCGGCGGCATCATCTACTTCCTGAGCTACGTGCCCTACATGTACGTGGCGATCCGTGAGGAGGTGGCCCACGACAAGATCACCGCCTTCGAGAAGTGCATCGCG TCCCTGATGTCCACGACAGCCTTTGGCCTGGGCTCCAAGTACTTCGCCCTGTACGAGGTGGCGGGCGTGGGCATCCAGTGGCACACGTTCAGCCAGTCGCCCGTGGAAGGGGACGACTTCAACCTGCTCCTGGCTGTCACCATGCTGATGGTGGACGCAGTCGTCTACGGTGTGCTCACGTGGTACATCGAGGCCGTGCACCCAG GCATGTACGGGCTGCCCCGGCCCTGGTACTTCCCACTGCAGAAGTCCTACTGGCTGGGCAGCGGGCGGACGGAAGCGTGGGAGTGGAGCTGGCCGTGGGCTCGCGCGCCCCGCCTCAGCGTCATGGAGGAGGACCAGGCCTGTGCCATGGAGAGCCGGCGCTTGG AGGAGACACGGGGCATGGAAGAGGAGCCCACCCACCTGCCGCTGGTGGTCTGCGTGGACAAGCTTACCAAGGTCTACAAGAACGACAAGAAGCTGGCCTTGAACAGGCTGAGCCTGAACCTCTATGAGAACCAGGTGGTGTCCTTCCTGGGCCACAACGGGGCTGGCAAGACCACTACCAT GTCTATCCTCACCGGCCTGTTCCCGCCAACATCGGGTTCGGCCACCATCTACGGGCACGACATCCGCACGGAGATGGACGAGATCCGCAAGAACCTGGGCATGTGCCCCCAGCACAACGTGCTCTTTGACCGGCTTACGGTGGAGGAGCACCTCTGGTTCTACTCGAGGCTCAAGAGCATGGCCCAGGAGGAGATCCGCAAGGAGATGGACAA GATGATCGAGGACCTGGAGCTCTCCAACAAGCGGCACTCGCTGGTGCAGACGCTGTCCGGCGGCATGAAGCGCAAGCTCTCCGTGGCCATCGCCTTCGTGGGCGGCTCCCGTGCCATCATCCTGGATGAGCCCACGGCTGGCGTGGACCCCTACGCACGCCGCGCCATCTGGGACCTCATCCTGAAGTACAAGCCAG GCCGCACCATCCTCCTGTCCACCCACCACATGGACGAGGCCGACGTGCTCGGGGACCGCATTGCCATCATCTCCCACGGGAAGCTCAAGTGCTGTGGCTCCCCGCTCTTTCTCAAGGGCGCTTACGGGGATGGCTACCGCCTCACGCTGGTCAAGCGGCCCGCCGAGCCCGGGGACCCCCAAG AGCCAGGGCTGACAGCCAGCCCCCCAGGTCGGGCCCAGCTGAGCTGCTGCTCCGAGCCCCAGGTTTCCCAGTTCATCCGCAAACATGTGGCCTCCTGCCTGCTAGTCTCAGACACCAGCACCGAGCTCTCTTACATCCTGCCCAGCGAGGCCGCCAAGAAGGGAGCCTTTGAGCGCCTCTTTCag CACCTGGAGCACAGTCTGGATGTCCTGCACCTGAGCAGCTTTGGGCTGATGGACACGACACTGGAGGAGGTGTTCCTTAAGGTTTCGGAGGAGGACCAGTCGCTGGAGAACAGCGAGGCAG ACGTGAAGGAGTCCAGGAAAGATGTGCTGCCTGGGGCCGTGGACTCATTGTCGGGGGAGGGTCACGCTGGCAACCTGGCCCGGTGCGCAGAGCTGGCGCAGTCACAGGCGTCGCTGCAGTCTGCGTCCTCGGTGGGCTCTGCCCGTGGTGACGAGGGGGCCGGCTACACCGACGTCTACGGCGACTACCGCCCCCTCTGCGACAACTTGCAGGACCCTGACAACGTCAGCTTGCAAG AGGCCGAGGCGGAGACCCTCTTGCGGGTCGGCCAGGGCAGCCGCAAGCTGGAGGGCTGGTGGCTGAAGGTGCGCCAGTTCCACGGACTCCTGGTGAAGCGCTTCCACTGTGCTCGACGCAACTCCAAGGCGCTGTCCTCTCAGATCCTGCTCCCTGCCTTCTTTGTCTGCGTGGCTATGACGGTGGCACTCTCCGTCCCAGAGATCG GCGACTTGCCCCCGCTGGTCCTGTCCCCCTCCCAGTACCACAACTACACCCAGCCCCGTGGCAACTTCATCCCCTACGCCAACGAGGAGCGCCAGGAGTACCG ATTGCGGCTGTCCCCTGACGCCAGCCCCCAGCAGCTGGTGAGCACTTTCCGGCTGCCGTCAGGCGTGGGCGCCACGTGTGTGCTCAAGTCTCCGGCTAACAGCTCGCTGGGGCCCACGCTGAACCTGAGCAGCGGTGAGTCGCGCCTGCTGGCCACGCGGTTCTTCGACAGCATGTGCCTGGAGTCCTTCACGCAGGGGCTGCCGCTGTCCAACTTTGTGCCGCCCCCACCCTCGCCTGCGCCGTCTGACTCCCCCGTGTCCCTGGACGAGGACCCGCCGCAGGCCTGGAACGCCTCCCTGCCGCCCACCTCCTCGCCAG AGAACTGGACGTCGGCACCCTCCCTGCCACGCCTGGTGCGGGAGCCCGTCCGCTGCACCTGCTCTGGGCAGGGCACTGGCTTCTCCTGCCCCGGCAGTGTGGGCGGGCACCCGCCCCAGATGCGGGTGGTCACGGGTGACATCCTGACCGACATCACCGGCCACAATGTCTCTGAGTACCTGCTCTTCACCTCCGACCGCTTCCGGCTGCACCG GTACGGGGCCATCACCTTCGGCAACGTCCAGAAGTCCATCCCAGCCTCGTTTGGCGCCCGGGCCCCGGCCATGGTGCGGAGGATCGCGGTGCGGCGGGCAGCCCAG GTTTTCTACAACAACAAGGGCTACCACAGCATGCCCACCTACCTCAACAGCCTCAACAATGCCATCCTGCGTGCCAACCTGCCCAAGAGCAAGGGCAGCCCTGCGGCCTATG GCATCACCGTCACCAACCACCCCATGAACAAGACGAGCGCTAGCCTCTCCCTGGATTACCT GCTGCAGGGCACGGATGTGGTTATCGCCATCTTCATCATCGTGGCCATGTCCTTCGTGCCGGCCAGCTTCGTGGTCTTTCTGGTGGCCGAGAAGTCCACCAAGGCCAAGCACCTGCAGTTTGTCAGCGGCTGCAACCCTGTCATCTACTGGCTGGCTAACTACGTGTGGGACATG CTCAACTACCTGGTGCCCGCCACCTGCTGCGTCCTCATCCTGTTTGTGTTTGACTTGCCGGCCTACACGTCGCCCACCAACTTCCCCGCCGTGCTCTCCCTCTTTCTGCTCTACGG GTGGTCCATCACCCCCATCATGTACCCGGCCTCCTTCTGGTTCGAGGTCCCCAGCTCGGCCTACGTGTTTCTTATCGTCATCAACCTTTTCATCGGCATCACGGCCACCGTGGCCACCTTCCTACTGCAGCTCTTTGAGCGTGACAAg GACCTGAAGGTTGTCAACAGTTACCTGAAAAGCTGCTTCCTCATCTTCCCCAACTACAACCTGGGCCACGGACTCATGGAGATGGCCTACAACGAGTACATCAACGAGTACTACGCCAAGATCG GCCAGTTTGACAAGATGAAGTCCCCGTTCGAGTGGGACATTGTCACCAGGGGCCTGGTGGCCATGACGGTCGAGGGCTTCGTGGGCTTCCTCCTCACCATCATGTGCCAGTACAACTTCCTGCGGCAGCCGCA GCGCATGCCCGTGTCGACAAAGCCCGTGGAGGACGACGTGGACGTGGCCAGCGAGCGGCAGCGAGTGCTGCGGGGGGACGCTGACAACGACATGGTCAAAATCGAGAACCTGACCAAG GTGTACAAGTCGCGGAAGATCGGACGCATCCTGGCCGTGGACCGCCTGTGCCTGGGCGTGCGTCCTGGCGAGTGCTTTGGCCTCCTGGGCGTCAATGGTGCGGGCAAGACCAGCACCTTCAAGATGCTGACGGGTGACGAGAGCACAACGGGGGGCGAGGCCTTTGTCAACGGGCACAG CGTGCTCAAGGAGCTGCTCCAGGTGCAACAGAGCCTGGGCTACTGCCCACAGTTCGACGCCCTGTTCGATGAGCTCACGGCCCGGGAGCACCTGCAGCTGTACACGCGGCTCCGCGGCATCCCCTGGAAGGATGAGGCCCAG GTGGTGAAGTGGGCCCTGGAGAAGCTGGAGCTGACCAAGTACGCTGACAAGCCCGCCGGCACCTACAGCGGAGGCAACAAGCGGAAGCTGTCTACAGCCATCGCCCTCATCGGGTACCCCGCCTTCATCTTCCTG GACGAGCCTACCACAGGCATGGACCCTAAGGCTCGGCGCTTCCTCTGGAACCTCATTTTGGACCTCATCAAGACAGGGCGCTCGGTGGTGCTGACTTCGCACAG CATGGAGGAGTGCGAGGCGCTGTGCACGCGGCTGGCCATCATGGTGAACGGGCGCCTGCGCTGTCTGGGCAGCATCCAGCATCTGAAGAACCG GTTCGGGGACGGCTACATGATCACGGTGAGGACCAAGAGCAGCCAGAACGTGAAGGACGTGGTGCGGTTCTTCAACAGGAACTTCCCGGAGGCCGTGCTCaag GAGCGGCACCACACAAAGGTGCAGTACCAGCTCAAGTCGGAGCGCATCTCACTGGCGCAGGTGTTCAGCAAGATGGAGCAGGTGGTGGGCGTGCTGGGCCTCGAGGACTACTCAGTCAGCCAGACCACCCTGGACAAC GTGTTCGTGAACTTCGCCAAGAAGCAGAGCGACAACTTGGAGCAGCAGGAGACAGAGCCGCCCTCGGCGCTGCCGTCCCCGCTGGGCCGCCTGCTCAGCTTGTTCCGGCCTCGGCCCCCCACGACCGAGCTGCGGGCGCTCGTGGCCGACGAGCCCGAGGACCTGGACACGGAGGACGAGGGCCTCATCAGCTTCGAGGAGGAGAGG GCCCAGCTGTCCTTCAACACGGACACGCTCTGCTGA
- the CLIC3 gene encoding chloride intracellular channel protein 3, whose product MVAAGGPEAQAPTPQYVETLGPSGGLRVGLCPSCQRLFVVLLLKGVSFPLTTVDTRRSPDVLKDFAPCSQLPILLYDGDAKTDTLQIEEFLEETLGPPEFPSLAPRYRESTAAGNDVFHKFSAFIKNPVPALDDALYQHLLRALTKLDSYLRAPLEHELAREPQLRESRRRFADGDQLTLADCGLLPKLHIVNVSSGPSGADPRGDPDRAPRPQTVCARFRQAPIPAELRGVRRYLDNALQEKEFNYTCPYSAEILAAYRPAVRPR is encoded by the exons ATGGTGGCGGCAGGTGGTCCGGAGGCCCAGGCCCCAACTCCACAGTATGTCGAG acgcTGGGCCCCAGTGGGGGACTCCG GGTGGGTCTCTGCCCTTCTTGTCAGAGGCTTTTCGTAGTCCTGCTTCTCAAGGGCGTGTCCTTCCCACTCACCACCGTGGACACCCGCAG GTCCCCAGATGTGCTGAAGGACTTTGCCCCGTGTTCGCAGCTGCCCATCCTGCTCTATGACGGCGACGCCAAAACGGACACGCTGCAGATTGAGGAGTTTCTGGAGGAGACGCTGGGCCCCCCAGA ATTCCCCAGCCTAGCGCCCAGATACAGGGAGTCCACCGCGGCGGGCAATGACGTCTTTCACAAATTCTCCGCGTTCATCAAGAACCCGGTGCCCGCGCTGGACGATG ccctgtaCCAGCATCTACTGCGCGCCCTCACCAAGCTGGACAGCTACCTGCGCGCGCCCCTGGAGCACGAGCTGGCGCGGGAGCCGCAGCTGCGCGAGTCACGCCGCCGCTTTGCGGACGGCGACCAGCTCACGCTGGCCGATTGCGGGCTGCTGCCCAAGCTGCACATCGTGAACGTGAGCTCCGGGCCGAGCGGGGCGGACCCTCGAGGAGACCCCGACCGCGCCCCTCGCCCGCAGACGGTGTGCGCGCGCTTCCGCCAGGCGCCCATCCCCGCTGAGCTGCGCGGCGTCCGCCGCTACCTGGACAACGCCCTGCAGGAGAAGGAGTTCAACTACACGTGTCCATACAGCGCCGAGATCCTGGCGGCCTACCGGCCCGCCGTGCGCCCCCGCTAG